One window of Leucoraja erinacea ecotype New England chromosome 37, Leri_hhj_1, whole genome shotgun sequence genomic DNA carries:
- the mgat3b gene encoding beta-1,4-mannosyl-glycoprotein 4-beta-N-acetylglucosaminyltransferase isoform X1, whose translation MMGLFKNITAGLKQFLIWRMKMRRHRVVLMLCMAGLCLISFLHFLKALSYITFSRELSAFSPSLRSIFVDSHLFWKPNEGEDASSGLALQASLGGHQGGWPYLHRAQFQLKDDETEYFIRTKAGAICFKQGTKTENRMAGSMEGGVAWARGSLDKPLTHKAVGLGVGGRPRRRWVGCPCLPGWHGPYCGVPTMVQHSNLPTKERLTPRAVPRRVINAINVNHEFDLLDVRFHELGSVVDVFIICESNFTAFGDPKPLRFAEMLLNGTYGYVASKVLYVFLDHFPSGGRQDGWIADDYLRTFLTQNGMSRIANLRDDDIFLIDDADEIPARDGVLFLKLFDGWTEPLAFHLRKSLYGFFWKQPGSLEVVSGCTVAMLFMVYNGDGIKLRRREYYLMPNFRKYENSTGHILVPWSVGSPLHFAGWHCSWCFRPEGIRFKLLSAQNGDFPRWGNYQEKRDLSYIRELIQTGGWFDGTEQEYPPADPKEHMYAPKYLLKNYGRYKYLLENPYLKESWGQGRRRAVDTYNQTGGIT comes from the coding sequence GATGAAGATGCGGCGACACCGTGTAGTTCTGATGTTGTGTATGGCGGGACtctgcctcatctccttcctgcactTCCTCAAGGCCCTGTCGTACATCACCTTCTCCCGCGAGCTGTCCGCCTTCAGCCCCTCCCTCAGGTCCATCTTCGTCGACTCGCACCTCTTCTGGAAGCCAAACGAGGGTGAGGATGCCAGCTCGGGCCTGGCGCTGCAGGCATCGCTGGGCGGCCACCAGGGAGGCTGGCCGTACTTGCACCGGGCCCAGTTCCAGCTGAAAGACGATGAAACCGAGTACTTCATACGGACCAAGGCGGGAGCCATTTGCTTTAAACAGGGGACCAAAACGGAGAACAGGATGGCGGGGTCCATGGAGGGAGGGGTGGCCTGGGCCCGCGGTTCTCTGGACAAGCCACTGACGCACAAGGCGGTGggtttgggggtgggtgggagaccGAGACGTCGGTGGGTGGGGTGCCCTTGCCTGCCGGGCTGGCACGGTCCCTACTGCGGAGTTCCCACCATGGTCCAGCACTCCAACCTGCCGACcaaggagcgcctgactccccggGCGGTGCCGCGCCGGGTCATCAACGCCATCAACGTCAACCACGAGTTCGACCTGCTGGACGTTCGGTTCCACGAGCTGGGCAGCGTGGTCGACGTCTTCATCATCTGCGAGTCCAACTTCACCGCCTTCGGCGACCCCAAACCGCTGCGGTTCGCCGAGATGCTCCTGAACGGGACGTACGGCTACGTGGCCTCCAAGGTGCTGTACGTCTTCCTGGACCACTTCCCCAGCGGCGGCAGGCAGGACGGCTGGATCGCCGATGACTACCTGCGCACCTTCCTCACCCAGAACGGGATGAGCCGCATCGCCAACCTCCGCGACGACGACATCTTCCTCATCGACGACGCCGACGAGATCCCCGCCCGCGACGGCGTGCTCTTCCTCAAGCTCTTCGACGGCTGGACCGAGCCGCTCGCCTTCCACCTCCGCAAGTCCCTCTACGGCTTTTTCTGGAAGCAGCCGGGCAGCCTGGAGGTGGTGTCGGGCTGCACCGTGGCCATGCTCTTCATGGTGTACAACGGCGACGGCATCAAGCTGAGGCGCAGGGAGTACTACCTGATGCCAAACTTCCGCAAGTACGAGAACAGCACCGGGCACATCCTGGTGCCCTGGTCAGTGGGCAGCCCGCTTCACTTTGCCGGTTGGCACTGCTCCTGGTGCTTTCGGCCCGAGGGCATCCGCTTCAAGCTGCTGTCCGCCCAGAACGGAGACTTCCCCCGCTGGGGCAACTACCAGGAGAAAAGGGATCTGAGCTACATCCGGGAGTTGATCCAGACGGGGGGCTGGTTCGATGGCACTGAGCAGGAGTACCCCCCCGCTGACCCGAAGGAACACATGTACGCCCCCAAGTACCTGCTGAAAAACTACGGCAGGTACAAGTACTTGCTGGAGAACCCTTACTTGAAGGAGAGCTGGGGCCAGGGGCGGAGGAGAGCTGTGGACACGTACAATCAGACCGGGGGGATCACATAG
- the mgat3b gene encoding beta-1,4-mannosyl-glycoprotein 4-beta-N-acetylglucosaminyltransferase isoform X2, producing MKMRRHRVVLMLCMAGLCLISFLHFLKALSYITFSRELSAFSPSLRSIFVDSHLFWKPNEGEDASSGLALQASLGGHQGGWPYLHRAQFQLKDDETEYFIRTKAGAICFKQGTKTENRMAGSMEGGVAWARGSLDKPLTHKAVGLGVGGRPRRRWVGCPCLPGWHGPYCGVPTMVQHSNLPTKERLTPRAVPRRVINAINVNHEFDLLDVRFHELGSVVDVFIICESNFTAFGDPKPLRFAEMLLNGTYGYVASKVLYVFLDHFPSGGRQDGWIADDYLRTFLTQNGMSRIANLRDDDIFLIDDADEIPARDGVLFLKLFDGWTEPLAFHLRKSLYGFFWKQPGSLEVVSGCTVAMLFMVYNGDGIKLRRREYYLMPNFRKYENSTGHILVPWSVGSPLHFAGWHCSWCFRPEGIRFKLLSAQNGDFPRWGNYQEKRDLSYIRELIQTGGWFDGTEQEYPPADPKEHMYAPKYLLKNYGRYKYLLENPYLKESWGQGRRRAVDTYNQTGGIT from the coding sequence ATGAAGATGCGGCGACACCGTGTAGTTCTGATGTTGTGTATGGCGGGACtctgcctcatctccttcctgcactTCCTCAAGGCCCTGTCGTACATCACCTTCTCCCGCGAGCTGTCCGCCTTCAGCCCCTCCCTCAGGTCCATCTTCGTCGACTCGCACCTCTTCTGGAAGCCAAACGAGGGTGAGGATGCCAGCTCGGGCCTGGCGCTGCAGGCATCGCTGGGCGGCCACCAGGGAGGCTGGCCGTACTTGCACCGGGCCCAGTTCCAGCTGAAAGACGATGAAACCGAGTACTTCATACGGACCAAGGCGGGAGCCATTTGCTTTAAACAGGGGACCAAAACGGAGAACAGGATGGCGGGGTCCATGGAGGGAGGGGTGGCCTGGGCCCGCGGTTCTCTGGACAAGCCACTGACGCACAAGGCGGTGggtttgggggtgggtgggagaccGAGACGTCGGTGGGTGGGGTGCCCTTGCCTGCCGGGCTGGCACGGTCCCTACTGCGGAGTTCCCACCATGGTCCAGCACTCCAACCTGCCGACcaaggagcgcctgactccccggGCGGTGCCGCGCCGGGTCATCAACGCCATCAACGTCAACCACGAGTTCGACCTGCTGGACGTTCGGTTCCACGAGCTGGGCAGCGTGGTCGACGTCTTCATCATCTGCGAGTCCAACTTCACCGCCTTCGGCGACCCCAAACCGCTGCGGTTCGCCGAGATGCTCCTGAACGGGACGTACGGCTACGTGGCCTCCAAGGTGCTGTACGTCTTCCTGGACCACTTCCCCAGCGGCGGCAGGCAGGACGGCTGGATCGCCGATGACTACCTGCGCACCTTCCTCACCCAGAACGGGATGAGCCGCATCGCCAACCTCCGCGACGACGACATCTTCCTCATCGACGACGCCGACGAGATCCCCGCCCGCGACGGCGTGCTCTTCCTCAAGCTCTTCGACGGCTGGACCGAGCCGCTCGCCTTCCACCTCCGCAAGTCCCTCTACGGCTTTTTCTGGAAGCAGCCGGGCAGCCTGGAGGTGGTGTCGGGCTGCACCGTGGCCATGCTCTTCATGGTGTACAACGGCGACGGCATCAAGCTGAGGCGCAGGGAGTACTACCTGATGCCAAACTTCCGCAAGTACGAGAACAGCACCGGGCACATCCTGGTGCCCTGGTCAGTGGGCAGCCCGCTTCACTTTGCCGGTTGGCACTGCTCCTGGTGCTTTCGGCCCGAGGGCATCCGCTTCAAGCTGCTGTCCGCCCAGAACGGAGACTTCCCCCGCTGGGGCAACTACCAGGAGAAAAGGGATCTGAGCTACATCCGGGAGTTGATCCAGACGGGGGGCTGGTTCGATGGCACTGAGCAGGAGTACCCCCCCGCTGACCCGAAGGAACACATGTACGCCCCCAAGTACCTGCTGAAAAACTACGGCAGGTACAAGTACTTGCTGGAGAACCCTTACTTGAAGGAGAGCTGGGGCCAGGGGCGGAGGAGAGCTGTGGACACGTACAATCAGACCGGGGGGATCACATAG